A genomic window from Salvia hispanica cultivar TCC Black 2014 chromosome 5, UniMelb_Shisp_WGS_1.0, whole genome shotgun sequence includes:
- the LOC125188433 gene encoding pentatricopeptide repeat-containing protein At5g61990, mitochondrial isoform X3, whose amino-acid sequence MYTLMSCHRQIIKKTGLLSLSFQSHHYSHSSPQIEAAVAEICKTLKHNNWQFLLESSHFPRDLNPDVVHSVLQRSHFSLNPRRLLDFFHWSTHHLGTAQTLHSYSILALILCTSNLYAPAITLLSELAEAQVPVSDIIDSILKLCNESERFRSRGIVFELLIDVYRKKGMWNESGAVFLGIKGGGFSISLLCCNSLLKDLLRCGRTELFWKVYGGMLEMGIKLDVYTYVSVITAHCKVGNAREAKRVLKEMEENGCDPNVIAYNIVIKGLCRSGAIDDALQLKMAMVEKGLAPDQYTFSIFIDWFCQHKRASEAKLILQEMYETGINPDHIAYSAVINGFMKEGAVDEAFQIKDVMVSRGIKLNLLNYNAIIHGLCNKGNMERAESLVFEMIKLGINPEIQTYNYLIYGHSRVRNMEKVSEILAWMNERNLAPSIYTFNAIIDELSHTGNLEQAHLLLRNLTERGVTPNIVSYTTIIKGYMKEGKYEEGMRILDDMWEKGMVPDVFCYNSIIIGLSKSKRMSEAQTCLIAMQKKGVIPNAYTFGALISGYLEIGEMEIAKKYFVEMLDQGIVPDLHNYTALIDGLCRNGDIVHAFSIFNIMLERRLLPDTHIYSVLIMGLSKNGKLVEAMRIFSSFCDKGSVPDIYVYTSLISGFCKQGDMSKAFSLFNEMSQKGITPNIVTYNALMAGLLRSGDIERAKELFAGLSDKGLIPNKVTYATMIDGYCKSADLDEAFRLFKEMQLKAVPADGFVYNALLNGCCKNGDTQKALSLFNEMKERGIASVLTFNTMVDGYCKSGVLTKAFELIKDMIDKKIMPNNVTFTILISHCSKIGEMEKAEKLLSEMQKRNIVPTNLTYTSLLHGYSKVGDISKMLAIFEDLVAKGVEPDEVVYKLMFDAFYEGGNLDKALKDWNELLGNGVLKGKYLDLWFAKSRIQRRTT is encoded by the exons ATGTATACACTCATGAGTTGTCACAGGCAAATTATCAAGAAAACTGGtctcctctccctctccttTCAATCCCACCACTATTCTCACAGCTCTCCACAGATTGAAGCCGCAGTTGCGGAAATCTGCAAGACATTGAAGCATAACAACTGGCAATTTCTGTTGGAATCGTCGCATTTTCCACGAGACTTGAATCCAGACGTGGTCCATTCGGTGCTGCAAAGAAGCCATTTTTCGCTTAATCCGCGGCGCCTTCTCGATTTCTTCCATTGGTCGACTCATCATCTGGGTACTGCTCAGACTCTCCATTCCTATTCGATTCTTGCATTGATTTTGTGCACTTCTAACCTTTATGCACCTGCCATAACTCTGCTCTCCGAATTGGCTGAGGCCCAGGTCCCTGTGTCCGATATTATCGACTCAATTCTTAAACTTTGCAATGAATCTGAGAGGTTTCGATCGAGGGGGATTGTGTTtgaattgttgattgatgTTTATAGGAAAAAGGGCATGTGGAATGAATCTGGTGCTGTGTTTTTGGGGATAAAGGGCGGTGGTTTTAGTATCAGTTTATTGTGTTGTAATTCTCTGTTGAAGGATTTGTTGAGGTGTGGGAGAACGGAGTTGTTTTGGAAGGTTTATGGGGGAATGTTGGAAATGGGAATCAAGTTAGATGTTTACACTTATGTGAGTGTTATCACTGCTCATTGTAAGGTTGGGAATGCAAGAGAAGCTAAAAGGGTTCTAAAAGAGATGGAGGAGAATGGGTGTGATCCCAACGTGATTGCTTATAACATCGTTATCAAAGGGCTATGCAGAAGTGGTGCCATTGATGATGCTCTGCAGCTGAAGATGGCAATGGTTGAGAAGGGGTTGGCTCCTGATCAATATACTTTCTCAATATTTATTGACTGGTTTTGCCAGCATAAGAGAGCTTCTGAGGCAAAGTTAATTTTGCAAGAGATGTATGAGACAGGCATAAACCCTGACCATATTGCATATTCTGCAGTGATTAATGGGTTCATGAAAGAGGGTGCTGTGGATGAGGCCTTTCAAATCAAGGATGTAATGGTTTCGCGAGGAATTAAGTTGAATTTGCTAAATTATAATGCTATAATACATGGTCTTTGCAACAAAGGTAACATGGAGAGGGCAGAAAGTCTAGTATTTGAGATGATTAAATTAGGAATAAACCCTGAAATCCAGACATACAATTACCTGATTTATGGGCATAGCCGAGTGCGTAATATGGAGAAGGTCTCGGAAATTCTGGCTTGGATGAATGAAAGAAACTTGGCACCTTCAATATACACCTTTAATGCTATAATAGATGAATTGAGTCACACGGGAAATCTCGAACAAGCTCATCTGTTATTGCGCAATCTAACTGAAAGAGGTGTCACACCTAATATTGTTAGCTACACTACCATTATAAAAGGTTACATGAAAGAAGGTAAATATGAAGAGGGTATGAGGATATTAGATGATATGTGGGAGAAAGGAATGGTTCCTGATGTTTTTTGCTATAACTCTATTATTATTGGTCTTAGCAAATCCAAAAGGATGAGTGAGGCACAAACTTGTCTCATTGCAATGCAGAAGAAGGGAGTGATACCAAATGCCTATACATTTGGGGCTTTAATTTCAGGATATTTGGAGATTGGTGAGATGGAGATTGCAAAGAAGTACTTTGTGGAAATGCTTGATCAAGGTATCGTTCCTGATCTTCATAATTATACAGCTTTGATTGATGGGCTTTGCAGAAATGGGGACATAGTGCATGCTTTTTCCATATTCAATATTATGCTAGAACGACGTCTACTTCCAGATACACACATTTACAGTGTGCTTATAATGGGCCTTTCAAAGAATGGGAAACTGGTAGAAGCAATGAGAATCTTCTCCAGCTTCTGTGATAAGGGGTCTGTCCCTGATATATATGTTTACACTTCGCTCATTTCTGGTTTTTGTAAGCAAGGTGATATGTCAAAGGCTTTCAGTCTTTTCAATGAGATGTCTCAAAAAGGTATCACTCCTAACATTGTCACTTATAATGCCTTGATGGCTGGGCTGCTTAGGTCAGGTGACATAGAGAGAGCCAAGGAGCTATTTGCCGGACTGTCTGATAAAGGTTTGATACCAAACAAGGTTACATATGCTACAATGATTGACGGGTACTGCAAGTCTGCAGATTTGGATGAAGCATTTCGTTTGTTTAAAGAAATGCAACTCAAGGCTGTTCCAGCTGATGGGTTTGTTTACAATGCTCTTCTCAATGGATGTTGCAAAAATGGTGATACACAGAAGGCTTTGTCtctatttaatgaaatgaaagagAGAGGTATAGCATCCGTACTTACATTCAACACAATGGTTGATGGATATTGTAAGTCAGGAGTTTTGACCAAAGCATTTGAGTTGATCAAAGATATGATTGATAAGAAAATTATGCCTAATAATGTGACCTTCACAATCTTAATCAGTCATTGCAGCAAGATAGGTGAGATGGAAAAAGCAGAGAAGCTTCTTTCAGAGATGCAGAAGAGGAATATAGTGCCAACAAATCTAACATACACTTCCCTTTTACATGGTTACAGCAAAGTAGGGGACATATCCAAGATGTTAGCCATATTTGAGGACTTGGTGGCAAAGGGTGTTGAGCCTGATGAAGTTGTGTACAAACTGATGTTTGATGCATTCTATGAAGGTGGGAATTTGGATAAAGCATTAAAAGACTGGAATGAACTTTTGGGCAATGGTGTATTAAAAGGAAAG TATCTTGACCTATGGTTTGCAAAGAGTAGGATACAAAGAAGAACTACATAA
- the LOC125188433 gene encoding pentatricopeptide repeat-containing protein At5g61990, mitochondrial isoform X5: MWNESGAVFLGIKGGGFSISLLCCNSLLKDLLRCGRTELFWKVYGGMLEMGIKLDVYTYVSVITAHCKVGNAREAKRVLKEMEENGCDPNVIAYNIVIKGLCRSGAIDDALQLKMAMVEKGLAPDQYTFSIFIDWFCQHKRASEAKLILQEMYETGINPDHIAYSAVINGFMKEGAVDEAFQIKDVMVSRGIKLNLLNYNAIIHGLCNKGNMERAESLVFEMIKLGINPEIQTYNYLIYGHSRVRNMEKVSEILAWMNERNLAPSIYTFNAIIDELSHTGNLEQAHLLLRNLTERGVTPNIVSYTTIIKGYMKEGKYEEGMRILDDMWEKGMVPDVFCYNSIIIGLSKSKRMSEAQTCLIAMQKKGVIPNAYTFGALISGYLEIGEMEIAKKYFVEMLDQGIVPDLHNYTALIDGLCRNGDIVHAFSIFNIMLERRLLPDTHIYSVLIMGLSKNGKLVEAMRIFSSFCDKGSVPDIYVYTSLISGFCKQGDMSKAFSLFNEMSQKGITPNIVTYNALMAGLLRSGDIERAKELFAGLSDKGLIPNKVTYATMIDGYCKSADLDEAFRLFKEMQLKAVPADGFVYNALLNGCCKNGDTQKALSLFNEMKERGIASVLTFNTMVDGYCKSGVLTKAFELIKDMIDKKIMPNNVTFTILISHCSKIGEMEKAEKLLSEMQKRNIVPTNLTYTSLLHGYSKVGDISKMLAIFEDLVAKGVEPDEVVYKLMFDAFYEGGNLDKALKDWNELLGNGVLKGKVSEILIGAWSGDEDISTVLALLAKMSEQGYKPSVTTCSILTYGLQRVGYKEELHNIIDAMVSYGWVPPSMSLVDLVNQYQREDIQSDHPLQGAPGVACQI, from the coding sequence ATGTGGAATGAATCTGGTGCTGTGTTTTTGGGGATAAAGGGCGGTGGTTTTAGTATCAGTTTATTGTGTTGTAATTCTCTGTTGAAGGATTTGTTGAGGTGTGGGAGAACGGAGTTGTTTTGGAAGGTTTATGGGGGAATGTTGGAAATGGGAATCAAGTTAGATGTTTACACTTATGTGAGTGTTATCACTGCTCATTGTAAGGTTGGGAATGCAAGAGAAGCTAAAAGGGTTCTAAAAGAGATGGAGGAGAATGGGTGTGATCCCAACGTGATTGCTTATAACATCGTTATCAAAGGGCTATGCAGAAGTGGTGCCATTGATGATGCTCTGCAGCTGAAGATGGCAATGGTTGAGAAGGGGTTGGCTCCTGATCAATATACTTTCTCAATATTTATTGACTGGTTTTGCCAGCATAAGAGAGCTTCTGAGGCAAAGTTAATTTTGCAAGAGATGTATGAGACAGGCATAAACCCTGACCATATTGCATATTCTGCAGTGATTAATGGGTTCATGAAAGAGGGTGCTGTGGATGAGGCCTTTCAAATCAAGGATGTAATGGTTTCGCGAGGAATTAAGTTGAATTTGCTAAATTATAATGCTATAATACATGGTCTTTGCAACAAAGGTAACATGGAGAGGGCAGAAAGTCTAGTATTTGAGATGATTAAATTAGGAATAAACCCTGAAATCCAGACATACAATTACCTGATTTATGGGCATAGCCGAGTGCGTAATATGGAGAAGGTCTCGGAAATTCTGGCTTGGATGAATGAAAGAAACTTGGCACCTTCAATATACACCTTTAATGCTATAATAGATGAATTGAGTCACACGGGAAATCTCGAACAAGCTCATCTGTTATTGCGCAATCTAACTGAAAGAGGTGTCACACCTAATATTGTTAGCTACACTACCATTATAAAAGGTTACATGAAAGAAGGTAAATATGAAGAGGGTATGAGGATATTAGATGATATGTGGGAGAAAGGAATGGTTCCTGATGTTTTTTGCTATAACTCTATTATTATTGGTCTTAGCAAATCCAAAAGGATGAGTGAGGCACAAACTTGTCTCATTGCAATGCAGAAGAAGGGAGTGATACCAAATGCCTATACATTTGGGGCTTTAATTTCAGGATATTTGGAGATTGGTGAGATGGAGATTGCAAAGAAGTACTTTGTGGAAATGCTTGATCAAGGTATCGTTCCTGATCTTCATAATTATACAGCTTTGATTGATGGGCTTTGCAGAAATGGGGACATAGTGCATGCTTTTTCCATATTCAATATTATGCTAGAACGACGTCTACTTCCAGATACACACATTTACAGTGTGCTTATAATGGGCCTTTCAAAGAATGGGAAACTGGTAGAAGCAATGAGAATCTTCTCCAGCTTCTGTGATAAGGGGTCTGTCCCTGATATATATGTTTACACTTCGCTCATTTCTGGTTTTTGTAAGCAAGGTGATATGTCAAAGGCTTTCAGTCTTTTCAATGAGATGTCTCAAAAAGGTATCACTCCTAACATTGTCACTTATAATGCCTTGATGGCTGGGCTGCTTAGGTCAGGTGACATAGAGAGAGCCAAGGAGCTATTTGCCGGACTGTCTGATAAAGGTTTGATACCAAACAAGGTTACATATGCTACAATGATTGACGGGTACTGCAAGTCTGCAGATTTGGATGAAGCATTTCGTTTGTTTAAAGAAATGCAACTCAAGGCTGTTCCAGCTGATGGGTTTGTTTACAATGCTCTTCTCAATGGATGTTGCAAAAATGGTGATACACAGAAGGCTTTGTCtctatttaatgaaatgaaagagAGAGGTATAGCATCCGTACTTACATTCAACACAATGGTTGATGGATATTGTAAGTCAGGAGTTTTGACCAAAGCATTTGAGTTGATCAAAGATATGATTGATAAGAAAATTATGCCTAATAATGTGACCTTCACAATCTTAATCAGTCATTGCAGCAAGATAGGTGAGATGGAAAAAGCAGAGAAGCTTCTTTCAGAGATGCAGAAGAGGAATATAGTGCCAACAAATCTAACATACACTTCCCTTTTACATGGTTACAGCAAAGTAGGGGACATATCCAAGATGTTAGCCATATTTGAGGACTTGGTGGCAAAGGGTGTTGAGCCTGATGAAGTTGTGTACAAACTGATGTTTGATGCATTCTATGAAGGTGGGAATTTGGATAAAGCATTAAAAGACTGGAATGAACTTTTGGGCAATGGTGTATTAAAAGGAAAGGTTAGTGAAATACTGATAGGAGCATGGTCTGGAGATGAAGATATTTCGACTGTACTAGCATTACTTGCTAAAATGAGTGAGCAAGGGTATAAGCCTAGTGTTACTACATGCAGTATCTTGACCTATGGTTTGCAAAGAGTAGGATACAAAGAAGAACTACATAACATTATTGATGCTATGGTGAGCTACGGTTGGGTTCCTCCATCAATGAGTTTAGTTGACTTGGTCAACCAATACCAACGAGAAGATATCCAAAGTGATCATCCCCTGCAAGGAGCACCTGGAGTTGCTTGTCAGATTTAA